The Oncorhynchus gorbuscha isolate QuinsamMale2020 ecotype Even-year linkage group LG06, OgorEven_v1.0, whole genome shotgun sequence sequence TATAGGAGGTTTTGATCAGGCTTGTTTCCAATACAGGAGGCCACATGTTAATTTAGATGTGTAAACTGAGCTTGGTTAGAAGTGTtaggctacacacacacctcccaccgCGCTATGAGTGTTAGAGTGAGGTGGAGTGGAGCCGGAATGATAAGCAGGTGTATTTAACAGAATGTGATGCTACACAGTAAATCTGCCTTTGTTTAGTGGATTGAATTCATCGGCGTAGTGTTAGTGTATTGTCTGGCTTTCTCACCCTATAGCATCTACATTATGCTGAGTGTGGTGACATAAACACAAGTGGACCTGCTGTTTGTGTTCAAGTGGGTGGAATCAGTTGCAGTGTTCAATAGGCATCACCCTATACATAATCATAAAAACATACTCagtaagtcacacacacacacacacacacacacacacacacacacacacacacacacacacacacacacacacacacacacacacacacacacacacacacacacacacacacacacacacacacacacacacacacacacacacacacacacacacacacacacacacacatcccacagGGGGCTATGTAAATGGCCCTTTTCTCTCCAAACAAACATTCTACATTACTCTGCCTCATTCTCATTAACCCCTGGGCTGGTTTGAAAGGTGTTTTCActcaggaagggagagaaaagtggaagagagagagaggagtgaacaagtgtgtgttggtgagagggagagagtgcgagagagaaagagggggagagagagaggttatgatGTTTAATGAGTAAATTGTTCCATTCATCAACATTGGTCTCGTTATCTTGAATTCTGCTCCTCTGTTTCTGGGCATTAGGGTTTGTTTGTTGTGTTCACCTATAACTTTCTATtcttctacctccctctcttcttctctctcccgctcttcttCTCTGTGGGTGACTGTGTTGCACGCTGTCTGGCCAATACTCTCTCCCCGAGTGCACTAGAACACTGGAAGCAGGTATTATGGTATTACAGACACacattcctccctcccctgctGCCTCCCTGCTGTAGGGGTGAGTCCGCCTCCTGCCTCCCTGCTGTAGGGGTGGGTCCGCCTCCTGCTTCCCTGCTATAGGGGTGGGTCTGCCTCCCTTCTCCCTGCTGTAGGGGTGGGTCCGCCTCCCTGCTATAGGGGTGGGTCTGCCTCCCTGCTATAGGGGTGGGTCTGCCTCCCTTCTCCCTGCTGTAGCGGTGGGTCCACCTCCCTGCTATAGGGGTGGGTCTGCCTCCCTGCTATAGGGGTGGGTCCGCCTCCCTGCTATAGGGGTGGGTCCACCTCCCTGCTATAGGGGTGGGTCCGCCTCCCTGCTATAGGGGTGGGTCCGCCTCCCTGCTATAGGGGTGGGTCTGCCTCCCTGCTATAGGGGTGGGTCCGCCTCCCTGCTATAGGGGTGGGTCCGCCTCCCTGCTATAGGGGGGTCCGGGTCCTGCCTCCCTGCTATAGGGGTGGGTCCCTGCTATAGGGGTGGGTCTGCCTCCCTGCTATAGCTATAGGGGTGGGTCTGCCTCCCTGCTATAGGGGTGGGTCTGCCTCCCTGCTATAGGGgtgggtgtcatgcaggtgaaagaggacccaatcTTTAATccagacaaacaaaaaacacaactttcactcgaaatggaCAAACTggggttgcctcgggaaggcacttggaCAGACTCTGCCTGAGGAAAACCctggtgaattctagacaaggaaccgactagggactctaatcaggggaaaggatcgggaacaggtgtgggaagactaaatgattgattaggggaataggaacagctgggagcaggaacggaacgatagagagaagagagagcgagagagtgagagagggagggggagagagagggatagaaagagggaaagaacctaataagaccagcagagggaaacgaatagaatgggaagcacagggacaagacaagataataaatgacaaaacatgacagtgggtCTGCCTCCCTGCTATAGGGGTGGGTCCGCCTCCCTGCTATAGGGGTGGGTCCGCCTCCCTGCTATAGGGGTGGGTCTGCCTCCCTGCTATAGGGGTGGGTCTGCCTCCCTGCTATAGGGGTGGGTCTGCCTCCCTGCTATAGGGGTGGGTCTGCCTCCCTGCTATAGGGGTGGGTCTGCCTCCCTGCTATAGGGGTGGGTCTGCCTCCCTGCTATAGGGGTGGGTCTGCCTCCCTGCTATAGGGGTGGGTCTGCCTCCCTGCTATAGGGGTGGGTCTGCCTCCCTGCTATAGGGGTGGGTCTGCCTCCCTTCTCCCTGCTGTAGGGGTGGGTCCGCGTCCCTGCTATAGGGGTGGGTCTGCCTCCCTTCTCCCTGCTATAGGGGTGGGTCCGCCTCCCTGCTATAGGGGTGGGTCTGCCTCCCTGCTATAGGGGTGGGTCTGCCTCCCTTCTCCCTGCTGTAGGGGTGGGTCCGCGTCCCTGCTATAGGGGTGGGTCTGCCTCCCTTCTCCCTGCTGTAGGGGTGGGTCTGCCTCCCTGCTATATTGGTGGGTCTGCCTTCCAGCTATAGGGGTGAGTCTGCCTCCCTGCTATAGGGGTGGGTCTGCCTCCCTTCTCCCTGCTGTAGGGGTGGGTCTGCCTCCCTGCTATAGGGGTGGGTCTGCCTCCCTGCTATAGGGGTGAGTCTGCCTCCCTGCTATAGGGGTGGGTCTGCCTCCCTGCTATAGGGGTGGGTCTGCCTCCCTACTATAGGGGTGGGTCTGCCTCCCTGCTGTAGGGGTGGATCTGCCTCCCTGCTATAGGGGTGGGTCCACCTCCTGCCTCCCTGCTATAGGGGTGGGTCTGCCTCCTGCCTCCCTGCTGTAGGGGGTGGGTCCACCTCCCTTCTCCCTGCTGTAGGGGTGGGTCCGCCTCCTGCCTCCCTGCTGTAGGGGTGGGTCCGCCTCCTGCCTCCCTGCTATAGGGGTGGGTCCGCCTCCTGCCTCCCTGCTATAGGGGTGGGTCTGCCTCCCTTCTCCCTGCTGTAGGGGTGGGTCCGCCTCCCTGCTATAGGGGTGGGTCTGCCTCCCTGCTATAGGGGTGGGTCTGCCTCCCTGCTATAGGGGTGGGTCTGCCTCCCTTCTCCCTGCTGTAGGGGTGGGTCCGCCTCCCTGCTATAGGGGTGGGTCTGCCTCCCTGCTATAGGGGTGAGTCTGCCTCCCTTCTCCCTGCTGTAGGGGTGGGTCCGCCTCCCTATCCTGCTTTAGGGGTGGGTCCGCCTCCCTTCTCCCTGCTGTAGGGGTGGGTCCGTCTCCCTTCTCCCTGCTGTAGGGGTGGGTCCGCCTCCCTTCTCCCTGCTGTAGGGGTGGGTCCGCCTCCCTTCTCACTGCTTTAGTGGTGGGTCCGCCTCCCTTCTCCCTGCTTTAGGGGTGGGTCCGCCTCCCTTCTCCCTGCTTTATGGGTGGGTCCGCCTCCTGCCTCCCTGCTGTAGGGGTGGGTCTGCCTCCTGCCTTATGGAGGGGTGCAGTCATGGAgtccctccacccaccacccTACTGGTCCTCCACCTGTGTGTGAGGCGTGAGATTGTTGGTCTTTTCCATACCAGCACCAGAGTCTCCAATGACTGTGTTGATGTAACTTCTATTGTTCTTCTCTGTGTTAATGTAACATATATTGTTATTCTCTTAGTGTGTTTCCATCAGGAGTGTGAAGACTAGTGTGTCCATCAGGAGTGTGACTAAAGACTAATGAAGCCatatctccctcctgtcctcctcttgtcctctactctactctcctcacctcctccccttccctctcctcattctcttctcatcatcctcctcccctcctcccctcaccatATCAAACCGGTGTTTGGTGGAACATGGCTGTCTTTCAGGGTTTGAACTGAAGTCCCCATCCAAATTCCCCTCACACCCGGCGCCCCTGCCGCATATCAGATGGAACCTAATGAAACCAGGGAGTCCGCCTCATCACACACAGAGTTCAGCGCTCAGCCACGCCATTGAAGTGCCTTTTCTCTCGTTTTCCACCTTTTTCAGTTGTTTAGTGAGATGAGGATGGGTAGCCTGTACAGCTGGCTGTCAGTGGGTTGTGTCTGGCTGGGAAGGCTGGTGTCCTGTGGGTTGTGCCTGGCTGGGATAGGTTGGTGTCCTGTGGTTCGTGTCTGgctgggagaggtgtgtgtcctgTAGGTTGTGTCTGGCATCCTGTAGGTTGTGTCTGGCTGGGAGAGGCTGGTGTCCAGTGGGTTGTGTCTGGCTGGGAGAGGCTGGTGTCCTGTGGGTTGTGTCTGGCTGGGAGAGGCTGGTGTCCTGTGGGTTGTGTCTGGCTGGGAGAGGCTGATGTCCTGTGGGTTGTGTCTGGCTGGGAGAGGCTGGTGTTCTGTGGATTGTGTCTGGCTGGGAGAGGCTGGTGTCCTGTGGGTTGTGTCTGGCTGGGAGAGGCTGGTGTCCTATGGGTTGTGTCTGGCTGGGAGAGGCTGGTGTCCTGTGGGTTGTGTCTGCCTGGGATAGGCTGGCGTCCTGTGGGTTGTGTCTGGCTGGGAGAGGCTGGTGTCCTGTGGGTTGTGTCTGGCTGGGAGAGGCTGGTGTCCTGTGGGTTGTGTCTGGCTGGGAGAGGCTGATGTCCTGTGGGTTGTGTCTGTTTGGGATAGGTTGGTGTCCTGTGGGTTGTGTCTGGTGTCCTGTAGGTTGTGTCTGGTTGGGAGAGGCAGGTGTCCAGTGGATTGTGTCTGATTTGGAGAGGCTGATGTCCTGTGGGTTGTGTCTGGCTGGGAGAGGCTGGTGTCCCGTGGATTTTGTCTGATTGGGAGAGGCAGGTGTCCTGTGGGTTGTGTCTGGTTGGGAGAGGCTGGTGTCCAGTGGATTGTGTCTGGTTGGGAGAGGCAGGTGTCCAGTGGAATGTGTCTGGGTGGGAGAGGCTGGTGTCCTGTGGGTTGTGTCTGGCTGTGAGAGGCAGGTGTCCAGTGGAATGTGTCTGGTTGGGAGAGGCAGGTGTCCTGTGGGTTGTGTCTGGCTGTGAGAGGCAGGTGTCCAGTGGATTGTGTCTGGTTGGGAGAGgcaggtgtccagtgggttgtgTCTGATTGGGAGAGGCTCACGTCCTGTGGGTTGTGTCTGATTGGGAGAGGCAGGTGTCCAGTGGATTGTGTCTGATTGGGAGAGGCTGATGTCCTGTGGGTTGTGTCTGGCTGGGAGAGGCTGGTGTTCTGTGGATTGTGTCTGATTGGGAGAGGCTGATGTCCTGTGGGTTGTGTCTGGCTGGGAGAGGCTGGTGTCCTGTGGATTGTGTCTGATTGGGAGAGGCAGGTGTCCTGTGCGTTGTGTCTGGTTGGGAGAGGCTGGTGTCCTGTGGGTTGTGTCTGGCTGTGAGAGGCAGGTGTCCAGTGGATTGTGTCTGGTTGGGAGAGGCAGGTGTCCAGTGGATTGTGTCTGGTTGGGAGAGGCAGGTGTCCAGTGGATTGTGTCTGATTGGGAGAGGCAGGTGTCCAGTGGATTGTGTCTGATTGGGAGAGgcaggtgtccagtgggttgtgTCTGGTTGGGAGAGgcaggtgtccagtgggttgtgTCTGATTGGGAGAGgcaggtgtccagtgggttgtgTCTGGTTGGGAGAGgcaggtgtccagtgggttgtgTCTGTTTGGGAGAGgcaggtgtccagtgggttgtgTCTGGTTGGGAGAGgcaggtgtccagtgggttgtgTCTGATTGGGAGAGgcaggtgtccagtgggttgtgTCTGGTTGGGAGAGgcaggtgtccagtgggttgtgTCTGGTTGGGAGAGgcaggtgtccagtgggttgtgTCTGGTTGGGAGAGgcaggtgtccagtgggttgtgTCTGATTGGGAGAGgcaggtgtccagtgggttgtgTCTGGTTGGGAGAGgcaggtgtccagtgggttgtgTCTGGTTGGGAGAGgcaggtgtccagtgggttgtgTCTGGTTGGGAGAGgcaggtgtccagtgggttgtgTCTGGTTGGGAGAGGCAGGTGTCCAGTGGATTGTGTCTGGTTGGGAGAGgcaggtgtccagtgggttgtgTCTGGTTGGGAGAGgcaggtgtccagtgggttgtgTCTGGTTGGGAGAGGCAGGTGTCCAGTGGATTGTGTCTGGTTGGGAGAGGCTGATGTCCTGTGGGTTGTGTCTGGTTGGGAGAGGCTGATGTCCTGTGGGTTGTGTCTGGTTGGGAGAGGCTGATGTCCTGTGGGTTGTGTCTGGTTGGGAGAGGCTGATGTCCTGTGGGTTGTGTCTGGTTGGGAGAGGCTGATGTCCTGTGGGTTGTGTCTGGTTGGGAGAGGCAGGTGTCCAGTGGGTTACGTATTGCTGGGAGAGACAATACAACCATTTAGGTTTCACCTTCTCACACACTGATAAGGCACAGACATAATGAccaattttattttttttatgttcATTAGTAAACCATCAAAAAGATAACTATTGGTTGCAGAGTTTGTTGTCCTCATGGGTAACAGGCCACAGCAGTCACAAACAACTTGAATTAAGTTTCAGTGGGATTGAATCtgtaaagtttctaaaactgttaagaTAATGTCAGTGAGTATagcagaactgatatggcaggcaaaaacctgaggactACCTtccagaaaatatttttttttagccTACCACTGTTTCCAATGGCTGTCATGTTTAATATGAAGGGAAAACTTCAAAGATTGCaattcctagggcttccactagatgtcaacagtctttagaacgaaTTTCAGGCTTGTTTCTAGAAAAATGAGCGAGAGTTTGTCATTTTTCTAAGTGGGTCCcgttttggctgtagtgttttcaTGCGCATGGATGATAGCTCGTTCTTTGTAGTTTaactccggtaaagacaataacgattctcagTCCTAAATTTGATAATTTATTTGCGTATTAGGTtacctgaggtttgattataaatgttgtttgacttgtttggagaagtttattggtaacatttgggattaattttgtatgcattttgaaggagggaaaccggtggattattgaattaagtttttggggatataaagaaggactttatcgaacaaaaggaccatttgtgttGTAGCTGGGACTTTTTGGAGTggcaacagaagaagatcttcaaaggtaaggcatttattttaTGGCTATTTCTGACATTAGTTCCTGCatggttgaaaaatgtttttattgCTTTTGTGTGCTGGGCGCTGtcttcagataatcgcatggtgtgctttcgccgtaaagcctttttgaaatctgacacagtggcttgattaacaagaagttacgtTTTTTTCTGATGTATGACACTTATCactatttctgtaatttgaattTCGTGCTCTGCAacttcaccggatgttgtcgagatgGGTCACTAGCACCACGCCTagccataacaggttttaatGTGCCCCAGCGCTAATGCCTGGGAGGGTCAACCCTTGGTGCCTGGGTGTTCAACCCATGGTGCCTGGGTGTTTAACCCTTGGTGCCTTGGAGGTATAACCCTTGGCGCCTGGGGGTTTAACCCTTGGCAGCTGGGGGGTTTAACCCTTGGCGGCTGGGAGGTTTAACCCTTGGCGGCTGGGAGGTTTAACCCTTGGTGGCTGGGAGGTTTAACCCTTGGCGGCTGGGAGGTTTAACCCTTGGCGGCTGGGAGGTTTAACCCTTGGCGGCTGGGAGGTTTAACCCTTGGCGGCTGGGAGGTTTAACCCTTGGCGGCTGGGAGGTTTGGGGGGTGTGACGGAGTAAAGGAGGGGGGGCTGTAAATGGAGGACTAAATAAGAACATGATGCATGACATCACCTCAGCCTCTCTGTCACAGATAGACAGTTATtaatagtctctctctccctctccctgtgtctcttgGTGTCTGTCTGGTGGGTCAGCCCAGTTATGATTTAATCAGCCTATGATATCTGTAACAGGATCCAATTAAGCCTAATCACCTAATTTTGGTAGAAGTGTCCCAAATGGAGTGTTAACTACaagagtcgctctggataagagcgtctgctaaatgacttaaatgtaatgtaaatgtaagagacATGTAGGTGACAGACTGCCCCTGAGGaaaaggaagagggggaggatgaggaggaggggaagaagaaggaggaggaggaggggaagaaggaggatgtggaagaggaggggggaagaggaagaagaggtgggtggggaggagggggggaaggaggaggaagaggaggaagtagaggaagagagggagcaagaggagtgggaggaagaggaggaggaggaagccaGGCAGACAAAGATAAATACAAAATAGTgatagattttttattttttttgaatGAGATATTGTGTTCAGGCAAATAGTGTGTTTACACATGTTTGTGTTTCTCTGCTAACTGCTGCGAACAGGAGTGGGTAATATTTTCCAAACCTGTTGGCATAGTATTTGTGGTGCAGTCGTTCAGTTTACTCCCCTGAGCTTTCACTAGAGGTCAatcagtggaggaagagagaaattAGATAGATGCTgtactgaatacacacactcctacacaaaTTCAAGTTGATACACAGGTCCCTGGAGTGTGAGGAATCTCCAATgtgttttgtgtctgtgtgtgtgcctgtgatgTTTGTCTGCCaatgtgtctgcctgtgtgtgtgatgtgtgcctgtgtgtgcgtgtgcgtatgcctgtgcgtgtgcctgtgtgtttgatgtgtgtgcctgtgtgtgtccatgtttacGCTGATCGTTCTTGTGTATGTTTGTAAATTCCTTTCCGTATATGAATATTCTTATATGCCCTATGTTTGAATTCACTCAAATTTGCTGGTCGGTACCAGATATACAAAAGAGCGCTCCAGCATCCTTGCTTTCCCCCAGTTCCCACTCCTCTCTGATAACCCTGAACAGGATTGGCCGAACCTCTGTCTATTCTTCAGCCTGTCCCATTCAGCCAGCCTGATGGAGTTGGGGACTTGAGCTACCTGTCTCCCGGCTGCTTTCTCCTCATGAGAATGAGCAACAACAGTGAATCCTCTATTCATCCAGGTTGCAGTGTCTCCCTGGCCCCTTGGCCCCTGACGCCCACCCAATCGGCCCCAGTAGCGGAGCACCTATTTGCTGCCTCCCCACCTCTATTCTTGTGGTCTAAATTGGTCAGCACTGGCTGGACAGACGTGTGACCCCGAGGGGGTGGACGGGGTGGTTGAAAGTGTGTAGTCCCATTTCTCTGCTGCTACCTCGTTTCTAACccccccttacacacacacacagacatgctgaCACTCACACCTGTTCTGTCttcacacagatgcacacacacagtcacacaaacaaacaaacacacacactggtggccCACCCCAAGGCTTTATGAAGAGGGTTTGGGGCCTATCTGTgctgcctgtctccttctctgGTTTACTATAGGACTAATCTGCTTACTGCAGGAAGCAAAGGGGCTGATAacactccagtgtgtgtgtgtgtgtgtgcttgtccgTGTGTGTACTTATTTTCACATACAAACACATCTGTGTGAAGGTATTGGTT is a genomic window containing:
- the LOC124038786 gene encoding extensin-like, whose product is MVVLSLPAIRNPLDTCLSQPDTTHRTSASPNQTQPTGHQPLPTRHNPQDISLSQPDTTHRTSASPNQTQPTGHQPLPTRHNPLDTCLSQPDTTHWTPASPNQTQPTGHLPLPTRHNPLDTCLSQPDTTHWTPASPNQTQPTGHLPLPTRHNPLDTCLSQPDTTHWTPASPNQTQPTGHLPLPTRHNPLDTCLSQPDTTHWTPASPNQTQPTGHLPLPIRHNPLDTCLSQPDTTHWTPASPKQTQPTGHLPLPTRHNPLDTCLSQSDTTHWTPASPNQTQPTGHLPLPIRHNPLDTCLSQSDTIHWTPASPNQTQSTGHLPLPTRHNPLDTCLSQPDTTHRTPASPNQTQRTGHLPLPIRHNPQDTSLSQPDTTHRTSASPNQTQSTEHQPLPARHNPQDISLSQSDTIHWTPASPNQTQPTGREPLPIRHNPLDTCLSQPDTIHWTPASHSQTQPTGHLPLPTRHIPLDTCLSQPDTTHRTPASPTQTHSTGHLPLPTRHNPLDTSLSQPDTTHRTPASPNQTKSTGHQPLPARHNPQDISLSKSDTIHWTPASPNQTQPTGHQTQPTGHQPIPNRHNPQDISLSQPDTTHRTPASPSQTQPTGHQPLPARHNPQDASLSQADTTHRTPASPSQTQPIGHQPLPARHNPQDTSLSQPDTIHRTPASPSQTQPTGHQPLPARHNPQDTSLSQPDTTHRTPASPSQTQPTGHQPLPARHNLQDARHNLQDTHLSQPDTNHRTPTYPSQAQPTGHQPSQPDTTH